The genomic DNA CTTCCTGCAACACTTCTCAACACTGCAGGTCTTCAAGAATGATTATTTGATCACATGCTGCATGTCTGTACAAACCGTTGATCAGTATGATTTCAGCTTTCtggttaaaaacagaaatctaTTTAAGTGCACAGGAGAAAAGTAAGTGGACCCGAAGTAGTTGGAAAAAAACGTCATTTGCCTGATGAAGGTCTCGCACAGAAATGTcgcaaaataaatatatcactGCAAGTAAGAATGTGCGCTGCAGGTTTTTCAATAGCTTTGTGGTTAAGGAATtagttttgacttttaaataCACTGACCATGATCTTTATAAGGCTCTTGCCAATTGAAAAGCAAAGCATGTGAAAATCACAGTGCAATGAGCTACAAACCACCACAATATGGTTCATACAACAACATGGTGAAACCAGATGGACAAGACATGTACTACATTTCAGGTGTGTTGCTGTTCGTCTCAACGGTCTCACCTGTAAAATCTGCTGACCAGAACCTCACTGGTGAAACCCATCCCTCCCCAGAACTGGAGACAGCTGTCACTCACTTCTCTGGCCAGACGGCCCCCCTTCAGTTTGGCCATGGAGGCCAGCTTGGTGACATCATTACCTTTAATGTACAATGCTGcaaggggagaggaaaaaaaaggaaagagagaagtaGTGAGAAAAGAATTCCAGCAACTGATCCAGAAGAATGTGGGAAAGGGAAAACAAGGACGACTAAAAAATGTGGTTCAGTTTCACAGTCACCTGTGGTTGGCTTTGATTCAGTGTTTTCCCCATTCACATCTTTTTTCTCAGCGCAACGGATCAAATAGTGCTTCCTATAGTCAGGCAACCAcacaaatcaatcaaaactTAACACTGAGATACCAGCCTGCTCGGTGCCACTCGAGCCTAGTTTGGTTTTACGTCATTCTTGTTGAATTCAGTCAATGGCAGCGTTCGTTACTGACTCCTCGGGCTTATCTCCAAGGACGGCTGTCTGCAATCACTGGCGGCGCTTTTCCTAAaacactgcacatgcacatCAAGCATACATGTTTCAAATTCAGACTTTCATGGGTATTTTTGAATGTGCATTGTCCTTAGTTGAAATAACTCAATCTACATTACCATATGAAGAAAATTCCCTTCATCTGGATGTTGcagatatttgtttgtgtgtgcgtgtatatatatatatatatatatatatatatatatatatatatatatatatatatatatatatgtatatatatatggacaataagtgtttttttaaatgaatagatTAAGGTCCCAAACAGGCATTCCCACAGATAACCCACCGGCTCTCATTTTACCGCCACCCTCAATCGTCTCCACACTCTGAACCAAACCTGGCAGACGCTGAGAGGGAACAGAGCCATTCAGACTACTGAGCTAATGtaaatctttctttttgttatgCCATCTCTCTATCAGGTGACCCTACCTGTGGCACAGTGGAGGAGGGAACGGAGGAGCTCCACCTCCGTCTGCAGCTCAGCCAACCTGAAGTGAACCGACTGGTGGTGGAGGACGGGCTGCTTGAAGATCTTCCTCTGCTTTGTGTACGCGATGGTCTCCTGGATGACGACGTCCATCGTTGTCAGGACTACAGGTGTTGAgataagagagacagagaagtgaTGTCGGGTTTTTACTTACTCACTGAATTCCTGCAGACGGCAGTGTCAATTAATAGCTGCGTGcatgtctgtgagtgtgtctctttTTTAGTTTCGTAATGATGTATAAAACCAGGCTATGACGCACCAGTGTCAGTGGTATCATGTAGTTTCACTCCTGCTTCATGTCTCAGTCGTTAATAACAGCTGCCAAAGTAAATATTGACCCATGGTTCAAACTgataattaaaagcaaaaaagtatttgaaagaaaattaaTGGGTGAAAATATGTGACCTGCACTCCCCATTTTTAGAAactaaaaccaaaaacagaagTAATAGCACAAactgggcccccccccccccttctattGAATCTGTAGGAGGCAGATGAGACTGGGTGGAAGACAGATGAGCAGAACGGCGAAGATAAAGGTGAAAAACTACATAAAACTGGGAAGGATGACATCCAATTACTGGATGTGCCTGGGGGACggggaagagatgaagatgatcCAGTAAAGCTCACTCACTATTGGCCACTGCCCAGAGCCTCTCTTCCTGGAACTGAAGCATCTGGTAGGTGAAGCCCATGCCTTCCTCGCCGATGATGTTCTTGCAGGGCACATGGACGTCATCGAAAAACACCTCGGCTGTGTCCGATGACCACATACCCAGTTTATCAATCTTGCGGGCAATGTGTACTCCTACAGTGGGAGGGACAggaaaccaaataaaaaaactgaacacaaaTTCCTATTATCTGAATAAATTATAACACTATTTTAGGAAAAGACAAGTCTGTAGAAAAGGTCCCAAAGTGTGAATCATTTCAATCTTGAAtgtttttgtcagaaaatgaacAGAGCTCCTAACCTGGCAGGTTCATGGGCAAACAGATGAGAGACTTGTTTCTGTGTGGGGGTCCGTCACTGGTGTTGGCGAGGAGGCACATCCAGTCGGCCTGGGTACCATTGGTGGTCCACATCTTTCCGCCGTTGATCACATATTCGTCCCCTTTCCTCACTGCCTTAGTCTTAATACCTGaatcagtgagtgtgtgaatgaattgagagagagaaagagagagagagaggtgagtggGAAGATAagtgtgaggacagaaggttAAACGAAATGTTTTAAATGGATGAATACAGTAGGTAACGACTTATATTTGTCCAATGGATCaaatacataataaaataatccacactaattcagacaaaaaaagaagccgaGACGTGTTGAAGTGTGACGAGAGTGAACTTTGGCCGTTTTCATTTGGTTGCTTTCAACATGTTGTCCTTCTCTCCTGAGAGATCATCAGTGCCAACAATGATTGTACAACTGCTTTATTTCTTGCTCTTCAATCATTTTATAACATTACTCAATTGAGAAGGCTTCTtcagaggcaaagaaaaagaagaaaaggaaattttatgtaaataaatgacAGGAAGATGATGAAAGCGAGTTATACTTGAGACATCAGAGCCAGCTCCGACTTCACTAACTCCGAGGCAGGCGACTTTGTCCCCCATGATGGAGGGAAGCAGGAACTCTTTCTTTAGCTCAGCTGAACcaaacctgcagacacacacataggaaaaagaatgaataacTAGTAATTAGTACCTTCTctttttattagttattagtAGTTATGTTTTGACACCAAGGAAAACCCAAG from Scophthalmus maximus strain ysfricsl-2021 chromosome 22, ASM2237912v1, whole genome shotgun sequence includes the following:
- the zgc:85777 gene encoding probable acyl-CoA dehydrogenase 6 — translated: MALRGGALRLNLLASSRHFHKFNSLVGVRRSSDKVSSDPATAGDHLIYTQEHFALKESLRKIIDQEINPHVDQWEAEGKFPAHKIFKILGNAGFLGVNKPVEYGGLGLDYSFSVAVSEELGNIRCGGIPMAIGVQTDMTTPALARFGSAELKKEFLLPSIMGDKVACLGVSEVGAGSDVSSIKTKAVRKGDEYVINGGKMWTTNGTQADWMCLLANTSDGPPHRNKSLICLPMNLPGVHIARKIDKLGMWSSDTAEVFFDDVHVPCKNIIGEEGMGFTYQMLQFQEERLWAVANILTTMDVVIQETIAYTKQRKIFKQPVLHHQSVHFRLAELQTEVELLRSLLHCATALYIKGNDVTKLASMAKLKGGRLAREVSDSCLQFWGGMGFTSEVLVSRFYRDSRLMSIGGGADEVMLGIICKYMDTLPKK